A part of Rattus rattus isolate New Zealand chromosome 4, Rrattus_CSIRO_v1, whole genome shotgun sequence genomic DNA contains:
- the Aasdhppt gene encoding LOW QUALITY PROTEIN: L-aminoadipate-semialdehyde dehydrogenase-phosphopantetheinyl transferase (The sequence of the model RefSeq protein was modified relative to this genomic sequence to represent the inferred CDS: inserted 7 bases in 5 codons; deleted 3 bases in 2 codons; substituted 1 base at 1 genomic stop codon), which translates to MLFPAKRLCLVPSMEGIHWAVSCATWQSSXSHWLLMVWLIQPEEKESIRQYVCXDSKEAMTCCLMIRXLVTEKLNIPWVHIHLQKTSKGKQVLVKDSLNPYPNFNVNISHQGDYVVLAAEPELQIVIDSMKTSFPGLDSIPEFLPIMXRKFTNKEWETIRSFNDEWTRLDXFYQHWGLKDSFIKVIGXALGFEMQWLEFDVSPLSMDTGQVYKETRLILDGEEEKEWAFEESKIDEHYFVGVAVRRPDGSRHQNVSYQDNSKPSQGKLIILNFNDSVASAIPRTPEDPSFWDCFCFTEEILVRNGTRS; encoded by the exons ATGTTGTTCCCCGCTAAGAGGCTGTGCTTGGTACCATCCATGGAGGGCATTCACTGGGCTGTCTCCTGTGCCACCTGGCAGTCAA TGAGCCACTGGCTTCTTATGGTGTGGTTGATCCAGCCTGAGGAGAAGGAGTCCATCCGCCAGTATGTTTGCTGAGACTCCAAGGAGGCCATGACTTGTTGTCTGATGATAA AATTAGTTACAGAGAAATTGAATATCCCTTGGGTTCATATCCATCTGCAGAAAACTTCAAAGGGAAAGCAGGTTCTTGTGAAAGATTCATTGAATCCCTATCCCAATTTCAACGTAAACATCTCTCATCAAGGGGACTATGTAGTTCTTGCTGCAGAACCTGAGTTACAAATTGTCATTGATAGCATGAAGACTAGTTTTCCAGGTCTTGATTCAATTCCAGAATTCTTGCCTATTA AAAGAAAGTTTACCAACAAAGAGTGGGAAACAATCAGAAGTTTTAATGATGAATGGACTCGATTGGA GTTTTACCAGCACTGGGGGCTGAAAGACAGCTTCATAAAAGTCATTGG TGCATTGGGATTTGAAATGCAGTGGCTAGAATTTGACGTATCTCCATTAAGCATGGACACTGGCCAGGTTTATAAGGAAACACGTTTGATTTtagatggggaagaagaaaaagaa tgggcCTTTGAGGAAAGCAAAATAGATGAACACTACTTTGTTGGAGTGGCTGTTAGGAGGCCTGATGGATCTAGACATCAAAATGTTTCATATCAAGATAATTCTAAGCCATCCCAGGGGAAGCTTATCATCCTTAACTTTAATGATTCGGTAGCATCGGCTATTCCTAGGACACCTGAGGATCCTTCATTTTGG GACTGTTTTTGTTTCACAGAAGAAATTCTAGTACGGAATGGTACCAGGTCATGA